The following coding sequences are from one Coffea arabica cultivar ET-39 chromosome 11e, Coffea Arabica ET-39 HiFi, whole genome shotgun sequence window:
- the LOC140021584 gene encoding UDP-glycosyltransferase 83A1-like isoform X2, protein MLHPSLLDGLESWEDRNDAGKLMKAIFRVMPAKLEDVIEKINQSKSDKITCLIADENVGWALEVAKKMKVRTVAFWPAAAAQIALKLNIPKLIDDGIIDTSGSVLKKQMVQLSSTMLAVDSEHLVWACVGDPTTQGIVFDAIVKNNRTLKMADWIIGNSSNELEASVFTLYAEMLPIGPLLASNRLGKSVGSYWSEDSDCLAWLDKQPVQSVIYVAFGSTTVFDHTQFQELALGLELTNMPFLWVVRHNLTAGKDNAYPKGFRDRIQGRGRLASWAPQQQVLSHPSVACFFSHCGWNSTMEGVSNGVPFLCWPYFTDQFTNKSYICDVWKVGLGLEKDENGIIAQGEVKNKIEQLVTVKGYKERSLDLKAKVMNSLREDGCSGKNFNNLVKWIKDD, encoded by the exons atgttgcatCCCTCTCTTTTAG ATGGCCTGGAATCGTGGGAAGATAGAAATGATGCGGGGAAGTTAATGAAGGCGATTTTTCGTGTTATGCCGGCAAAGCTGGAGGAtgtaattgagaagataaatcAATCTAAAAGTGACAAAATCACATGCCTTATTGCTGATGAGAACGTGGGTTGGGCACTGGAGGTCgcgaagaaaatgaaagttagGACAGTAGCCTTCTGGCCCGCAGCAGCAGCTCAAATCGCTCTGAAACTCAATATTCCAAAGCTCATAGACGATGGAATCATAGACACATCTG GAAGTGTCTTGAAGAAGCAGATGGTCCAGTTATCATCCACCATGTTAGCCGTGGACTCTGAACACCTTGTTTGGGCCTGTGTCGGTGATCCAACCACACAGGGTATTGTTTTTGATGCTATAGTAAAAAATAACAGAACATTAAAAATGGCTGATTGGATTATCGGCAACTCAAGTAATGAGTTAGAGGCATCAGTCTTCACCTTGTACGCAGAAATGTTACCTATAGGTCCTCTCCTAGCTAGCAACAGGCTTGGAAAATCAGTTGGTTCCTACTGGTCCGAAGACTCGGATTGCTTGGCGTGGCTTGATAAACAACCAGTGCAATCAGTCATTTATGTTGCATTTGGGAGCACCACAGTTTTTGACCACACACAGTTCCAAGAACTGGCTTTGGGGCTTGAACTCACCAATATGCCATTCCTTTGGGTTGTGAGGCACAATTTAACCGCAGGAAAAGATAATGCATATCCAAAAGGTTTCAGAGATCGAATACAAGGACGAGGAAGATTAGCCAGTTGGGCACCTCAACAACAGGTCCTGAGCCATCCTTCAGTTGCCTGCTTCTTCAGCCACTGTGGTTGGAATTCTACAATGGAAGGTGTAAGCAATGGTGTCCCTTTCCTCTGCTGGCCTTACTTTACTGACCAGTTCACTAACAAAAGCTACATATGTGATGTTTGGAAGGTTGGATTAGGATtggaaaaagatgaaaatggaATCATTGCACAAGGAGAAGTTAAGAACAAAATTGAGCAGCTAGTCACTGTTAAAGGCTACAAGGAGAGGTCCTTGGATTTAAAAGCAAAGGTTATGAATAGTCTTAGAGAAGATGGATGTTCTGGCAAGAATTTCAACAACTTAGTCAAGTGGATTAAGGATGATTAG
- the LOC140021584 gene encoding UDP-glycosyltransferase 83A1-like isoform X1 — MGSPHVLAVPYPAQGHVLPLMELALCLVKHGINVTFVNTEFDHKRVIESLSGEENIPDMMHLVSIPDGLESWEDRNDAGKLMKAIFRVMPAKLEDVIEKINQSKSDKITCLIADENVGWALEVAKKMKVRTVAFWPAAAAQIALKLNIPKLIDDGIIDTSGSVLKKQMVQLSSTMLAVDSEHLVWACVGDPTTQGIVFDAIVKNNRTLKMADWIIGNSSNELEASVFTLYAEMLPIGPLLASNRLGKSVGSYWSEDSDCLAWLDKQPVQSVIYVAFGSTTVFDHTQFQELALGLELTNMPFLWVVRHNLTAGKDNAYPKGFRDRIQGRGRLASWAPQQQVLSHPSVACFFSHCGWNSTMEGVSNGVPFLCWPYFTDQFTNKSYICDVWKVGLGLEKDENGIIAQGEVKNKIEQLVTVKGYKERSLDLKAKVMNSLREDGCSGKNFNNLVKWIKDD; from the exons ATGGGCAGTCCACATGTTCTAGCCGTACCTTATCCAGCACAAGGTCATGTACTTCCCCTAATGGAACTGGCCTTATGCCTAGTGAAGCATGGTATCAACGTTACATTTGTGAACACAGAATTTGATCACAAACGAGTCATTGAATCATTATCTGGTGAAGAAAATATACCTGATATGATGCATCTGGTATCCATCCCAGATGGCCTGGAATCGTGGGAAGATAGAAATGATGCGGGGAAGTTAATGAAGGCGATTTTTCGTGTTATGCCGGCAAAGCTGGAGGAtgtaattgagaagataaatcAATCTAAAAGTGACAAAATCACATGCCTTATTGCTGATGAGAACGTGGGTTGGGCACTGGAGGTCgcgaagaaaatgaaagttagGACAGTAGCCTTCTGGCCCGCAGCAGCAGCTCAAATCGCTCTGAAACTCAATATTCCAAAGCTCATAGACGATGGAATCATAGACACATCTG GAAGTGTCTTGAAGAAGCAGATGGTCCAGTTATCATCCACCATGTTAGCCGTGGACTCTGAACACCTTGTTTGGGCCTGTGTCGGTGATCCAACCACACAGGGTATTGTTTTTGATGCTATAGTAAAAAATAACAGAACATTAAAAATGGCTGATTGGATTATCGGCAACTCAAGTAATGAGTTAGAGGCATCAGTCTTCACCTTGTACGCAGAAATGTTACCTATAGGTCCTCTCCTAGCTAGCAACAGGCTTGGAAAATCAGTTGGTTCCTACTGGTCCGAAGACTCGGATTGCTTGGCGTGGCTTGATAAACAACCAGTGCAATCAGTCATTTATGTTGCATTTGGGAGCACCACAGTTTTTGACCACACACAGTTCCAAGAACTGGCTTTGGGGCTTGAACTCACCAATATGCCATTCCTTTGGGTTGTGAGGCACAATTTAACCGCAGGAAAAGATAATGCATATCCAAAAGGTTTCAGAGATCGAATACAAGGACGAGGAAGATTAGCCAGTTGGGCACCTCAACAACAGGTCCTGAGCCATCCTTCAGTTGCCTGCTTCTTCAGCCACTGTGGTTGGAATTCTACAATGGAAGGTGTAAGCAATGGTGTCCCTTTCCTCTGCTGGCCTTACTTTACTGACCAGTTCACTAACAAAAGCTACATATGTGATGTTTGGAAGGTTGGATTAGGATtggaaaaagatgaaaatggaATCATTGCACAAGGAGAAGTTAAGAACAAAATTGAGCAGCTAGTCACTGTTAAAGGCTACAAGGAGAGGTCCTTGGATTTAAAAGCAAAGGTTATGAATAGTCTTAGAGAAGATGGATGTTCTGGCAAGAATTTCAACAACTTAGTCAAGTGGATTAAGGATGATTAG
- the LOC140021359 gene encoding uncharacterized protein, giving the protein MDRSWMTIKDYLHPRYLAGVKEFVEFAYLGKDPTYKLPCPCKGCNNFEDQTMEVMKSHLCGGIVESYTRWVYHGERFEDSDEDENDNIVLDEENSESDDIQELLNDVGTANFGENWRNSGEHNRDIPNKQEGEASKFLRLLSEAEKSLYPGCDKYSKLSFVVHILHLKTMNRWTCKSIDMLLKFLIQVFPMASIPSSYYDAKILIRELGLKCEKIHACENDCALYWKENESLDHCPNEKCKAPRYKSPGSKIPRKVLRYFPLKSRLQRLFINKEIAQDMRWHKERRVPKENTMTHPADSIAWKEFDNSHPSFAEDPRNVRLGLSTDGFNPYGNMNNAYSIWPVILVPYNLPPWKCLKDPFFLLSMIIPGPKCIGNDMDIFFRPLIDELKEFFDTGFETYDAAVGEKFMLRAALLWTISDFPAYAYLSGWSTKGYKACPICLDDTTSVYLRNGLKCCYMGHRRFLPADHKWRRERKSFDGKSDLRQPVRTLSGEEIFEQLQEFDQMVFGKAPELLKEKKRKRMQNQSNWLKKSIFFELPYWSTNKIRHNLDIMHIVKNVCEILLATVMGTGHKNRDTWQAREDLKEMRLREELHLQTQGDSRVMPAACYTLSRSEKQKLCQFLSSLKFPDGFASNISHCVKPKECQISGMKSHDYHVFLQRLLPLAIRGMLPKDVSQTLVELSNFFRKICSRTLYVDELDAQEKNIVVILCKLEKIFPPNFFDVMVHLMVHLPAEAKLAGPAQYRWMFPFERKMGQYKGYVHNRARPEGCIVERYLDDECLTFISRYLHNVPTIFNEPERNTERFEAAGKLSIFSGMARPFGAATFCCLSESELMKIHLFILKNCEEIDDYIRMHKELLQQQNVSNVEQMHDLEFPKWFEDRVTYMHTQGRCCDELLSLAKGLDFRVIKYPGCNVNGFRFHTKTREVDRKTQNSGIMVKGEHADVEINFYGAITDILEVEYSFSQSRVVLFKCDWWDLKNSSCLKIDKQSNLSSVNLSKKWYIDQPFVFASQAEQVFYVKDMRLGGDWHVVESVCPRSSYAVLEKDEDKSCEEEVYQEDYLEDLIGVQENVDLSNLKRGDMLADEAVETGILNSDSSAKHARKMDDFFVDDDEIQQLSSSEDESEKFVESDDYESD; this is encoded by the exons ATGGATAGGAGTTGGATGACAATTAAAGATTACTTGCATCCTAGATATTTGGCAGGAGTGAAAGAATTCGTTGAATTTGCTTATTTAGGCAAGGATCCCACATATAAGCTCCCTTGTCCATGTAAAGGGTGCAACAACTTTGAGGATCAAACTATGGAGGTCATGAAAAGTCATTTGTGTGGGGGAATTGTTGAGAGCTATACTAGGTGGGTATATCATGGTGAAAGGTTTGAAGATTCTGATGAGGATGAAAATGATAACATAGTTTTAGATGAAGAAAACAGTGAGTCAGATGATATTCAAGAACTGTTAAATGACGTTGGTACTGCAAACTTTGGCGAGAATTGGAGAAATTCGGGGGAACATAATAGGGATATACCAAATAAGCAAGAGGGGGAAGCAAGTAAGTTTCTTAGATTATTATCTGAAGCTGAAAAAAGTCTCTACCCGGGTTGTGATAAGTACTCAAAACTTTCCTTTGTTGTCCATATccttcatttgaaaactatgaaTCGGTGGACTTGCAAATCCATCGATATGCTACTGAAATTCCTCATTCAAGTCTTCCCCATGGCATCAATTCCTAGCTCATACTATGATGCAAAAATTTTAATTCGTGAGCTAGGACTCAAGTGTGAAAAAATACATGCATGTGAAAATGATTGTGCACTTTattggaaagaaaatgaaagcctCGATCACTGCCCAAATGAAAAATGTAAAGCACCTCGTTATAAATCCCCGGGTTCTAAAATTCCTAGAAAAGTGCTTCGCTATTTCCCCTTAAAATCAAGGTTGCAAAGACTATTCATAAACAAGGAGATAGCTCAAGATATGAGGTGGCATAAAGAGAGACGCGTTCCCAAGGAAAACACAATGACACACCCTGCTGACTCAATAGCTTGGAAGGAGTTTGATAACAGTCACCCATCTTTTGCCGAAGATCCTCGTAATGTTAGGTTGGGGCTTTCAACTGATGGTTTCAATCCCTATGGAAACATGAATAATGCATATAGTATATGGCCTGTAATCCTTGTTCCTTACAATCTACCACCTTGGAAATGCTTAAAGGACCCTTTTTTCCTGTTATCAATGATTATTCCAGGTCCTAAGTGCATAGGAAATGATATGGATATATTTTTTAGGCCTCTAATTGATGAGTTGAAAGAGTTTTTTGACACTGGCTTTGAGACTTATGATGCAGCCGTGGGAGAAAAATTTATGTTACGGGCTGCTCTATTGTGGACTATAAGTGATTTTCCAGCATATGCATATTTGTCAGGGTGGAGTACGAAAGGTTATAAGGCCTGCCCTATTTGTTTAGATGATACAACCAGTGTATATCTGAGAAATGGATTAAAATGTTGCTATATGGGGCACCGGCGATTTTTGCCAGCGGACCATAAATGGCGCAGAGAAAGAAAGTCATTTGATGGCAAGAGTGATCTTAGACAGCCTGTTAGAACTTTATCCGGTGAAGAAATCTTTGAACAACTTCAAGAGTTTGATCAAATGGTGTTTGGTAAGGCACCTGAATTGcttaaagagaagaaaagaaaacgcatgcaaaatcagtcaaattggTTGAAGAAAAGCATTTTTTTTGAGCTGCCATATTGGAGTACTAACAAAATTAGACACAACTTGGACATTATGCATATCGTGAAGAATGTGTGTGAAATTTTGTTGGCTACAGTGATGGGTACGGGACACAAAAATAGGGACACTTGGCAAGCTAGAGAGGATTTGAAGGAAATGAGATTGAGGGAAGAATTGCATCTTCAAACTCAAGGGGATTCAAGGGTGATGCCCGCTGCATGCTACACTCTTTCACGCAGCGAAAAACAAAAACTATGCCAGTTTTTGAGCTCACTCAAGTTCCCCGATGGATTTGCCTCAAACATATCTCATTGTGTTAAGCCAAAAGAGTGCCAAATTTCAGGGATGAAGAGTCATGATTATCATGTATTCTTGCAACGTCTACTTCCATTAGCAATTAGAGGCATGCTGCCAAAGGATGTTTCCCAAACTTTGGTAGAACTAAGCaatttttttaggaaaatttgTTCCAGGACTCTTTATGTAGATGAGTTAGATGCACAGGAGAAAAACATTGTTGTAATACTCTGCAAActtgaaaaaattttccctcCAAATTTCTTCGATGTAATGGTCCATTTAATGGTCCATTTACCTGCTGAAGCAAAACTTGCTGGCCCAGCACAATACCGGTGGATGTTCCCATTTGAGAG AAAAATGGGTCAATACAAAGGTTATGTGCACAACAGAGCTCGACCGGAAGGATGCATTGTTGAGCGTTACTTGGATGATGAATGTCTAACATTCATTTCTAGGTACTTGCACAATGTTCCTACAATATTTAATGAACCAGAAAGAAACACCGAACGCTTTGAGGCTGCTGGAAAGTTGTCTATTTTTTCTGGAATGGCTCGGCCTTTTGGGGCAGCAACATTTTGTTGCTTAAGTGAATCAGAGTTGATGAAAATACATTTATTCATCTTGAAAAATTGTGAAGAAATTGATGATTACATAAG GATGCACAAAGAATTGCTTCAGCAGCAAAATGTGTCGAATGTAGAGCAGATGCACGATTTAGAGTTTCCAAAGTGGTTTGAAGATCGT GTCACTTACATGCATACACAAGGCAGATGCTGTGATGAATTGTTGTCTTTGGCCAAAGGACTGGATTTTAGAGTGATCAAATATCCTGGTTGTAATGTCAATGGGTTTAGATTTCATACCAAAACACGTGAGGTAGACAGAAAAACCCAGAATAGTGGCATTATGGTGAAGGGTGAGCATGCTGATGTAGAAATAAACTTCTATGGTGCTATTACAGATATCTTAGAGGTTGAATACTCCTTCAGTCAAAGCCGAGTAGTTCTGTTCAAGTGTGATTGGTGGGACTTGAAAAATAGCTCATGTCTTAAAATAGACAAACAGAGTAATCTAAGCAGCGtcaatttgtcaaaaaaatggTATATAGACCAGCCATTTGTATTCGCTTCCCAAGCCGAACAGGTCTTTTACGTAAAGGATATGAGGCTTGGAGGTGATTGGCATGTTGTCGAGTCAGTCTGTCCACGTTCATCATATGCTGTTCTTGAAAAGGATGAGGATAAATCATGTGAAGAAGAGGTTTACCAAGAAGATTATCTTGAAGACCTAATTGGGGTTCAAGAGAATGTCgatttgtctaacttgaaaagAGGTGATATGCTAGCTGATGAAGCTGTAGAAACTGGCATCCTAAATTCTGATTCTTCAGCTAAACATGCCAGGAAAATGGATGATTTTTTTGTTGATGATGATGAGATTCAGCAATTGAGCTCGAGTGAAgatgaaagtgaaaaatttgTAGAAAGTGATGACTATGAGTCTGACTAA
- the LOC140021360 gene encoding uncharacterized protein, producing MAGPGKKGKCPMRPTRGAEIPNAAEAREKIGEQQVGGPKGSLASNANNGAEFSLSRKSVQIRLFDETEDPTTSNGRKTATGSSRHELTTPTSIEQQNTTPTSVQVGSNQSIGCGSDRNNESDDVQQNDTGGINVTRKRGYTRNIALSKEKKAGKKVKVQVSEVSGRVIGEGAQQYISEASCVIRKYGKWKAEKWSKLQESDREGMLKLVNNSFAYDEGEHVKPALLKQLNTQYRSRRYNFHKIFKKFSTKEEALANRPQYVEESDWIYLCDYFCSLNFMKISERNKINRSKQKTAHTAGTKSFLRHKAYREAQEGREVGPIELYDITHYSKKKNAMVDETSAMNLSVMKEKKLESESSGANRTEEDISIEVTGRVTGYVHGRGPSKAGIIAQKLAEIDDFKKRAEQTEKRSAELEITVQSQQQLMEKLVNQQSEMQNQQSEMQDLLKSLKAQLQANK from the exons ATGGCTGGGCcagggaagaaaggaaaatgtccTATGCGACCAACTCGAGGTGCTGAAATACCTAATGCAGCAGAAGCTAGAGAAAAAATAGGTGAACAG CAAGTTGGTGGCCCAAAAGGTAGTCTGGCTAGCAATGCCAATAATGGTGCTGAATTCAGCCTATCTAGAAAGTCAGTTCAAATTCGCCTATTTGATGAGACTGAG GATCCTACTACCTCAAATGGTCGCAAAACTGCTACAGGATCATCAAGACATGAGTTGACAACTCCTACATCTATTGAGCAGCAAAATACTACTCCTACTTCAGTACAAGTCGGATCTAACCAGTCCATTGGTTGTGGAAGTGACCGGAATAATGAGAGCGATGATGTTCAACAGAATGATACCG GTGGTATCAATGTAACTAGGAAAAGAGGATATACTCGCAATATTGCACTGTCCAAGGAAAAGAAGGCCGGCAAAAAGGTAAAAGTCCAGGTCTCTGAAGTTAGTGGAAGAGTAATTGGAGAAGGGGCACAACAGTACATCTCAGAGGCAAGTTGTGTCATTCGTAAATATGGCAAATGGAAAGCAGAAAAATGGTCCAAACTCCAAGAATCTGATAGAGAAGGAATGCTAAAACTTGTTAAT AATAGTTTTGCTTATGATGAAGGAGAACATGTTAAGCCAGCACTTCTTAAGCAGTTAAATACACAGTACAGAAGTCGACGATACAATTTtcacaagattttcaagaaatttagtACAAAAGAGGAAGCACTTGCAAATCGTCCACAATATGTTGAAGAATCTGATTGGATTTACCTTTGTGACTATTTCTGTAGTCTAAATTTTATG AAGATAAGTGAGAGGAACAAGATCAATAGATCAAAGCAAAAAACTGCTCATACAGCTGGAACAAAATCCTTTCTTCGTCATAAAGCTTACCGG GAAGCACAAGAAGGGAGGGAAGTTGGACCAATAGAACTTTATGACATCACCCATTACAGCAAGAAGAAGAATGCAATGGTTGACGAAACATCTGCTATGAACtta AGCGTGATGAAGGAGAAAAAGTTGGAATCTGAATCCAGTGGTGCAAATAGGACTGAAGAAGACATTTCCATTGAAGTAACTGGACGTGTAACTGGATACGTACATGGCCGTGGTCCCTCCAAAGCTGGAATAATTGCCCAAAAGCTTGCAGAGATAGATGATTTCAAGAAAAGAGCAGAACAAACGGAGAAGCGCTCAGCTGAGTTGGAAATAACAGTCCAATCTCAACAACAACTTATGGAGAAGCTTGTGAACCAGCAAAGTGAAATGCAGAACCAACAAAGTGAAATGCAAGATCTCCTTAAATCTTTGAAAGCACAGCTGCAAGCCAACAAGTAA